TGAATTTGGCCTGGGGATGTTTTTCCTTCATTCTCAGGACATCTTCCCTCAGGATCTGGTGATGTGTGGGGCAGTGCCCTTCCCAGGGAATAATTTTTTTGTCAGTGCGGGCTGCAACATAAGCGGCCAGGTTCTTGTCAGGCACGAAAATAACCTCATCGGCGTCCAGGGAGTTTACTACTTCTACGGCGTTAGCAGAGGTACAGCAGATATAGGATTCTGCTTTGACTGCAGCCGAGCTATTTACATAGGAAACGACCAGAGCTTCAGGGTGTTCTTCTTTCAGTTTTTTAAGGCCTTCTACATTTACCATATCTGCCATAGGGCAGGTAGCATCAATTTCAGGCAACAGTACCGTCTTATTCGGAGAAAGAATTGCGGCACTCTCCCCCATAAAATGGACTCCACAAAAAACGATAACTTCCGCATCCTGACGTACGGCTTCCTGGCTCAGGGCAAGGGAATCCCCGACAAAGTCCGCAATGTCCTGAACCTCAGGGCGGGAATAATAGTGAGAAAGAATTACTGCGTTTCGTTTTAATTTCAATTCTTTGATCCTTTTTATAAGGTCTGCTTGCTGCATGTGACCACCATAAACATTAGAGAAATTAACCTTAGACAAATTAATCTGGAGAAATTTACCTGAGATATTTTAAACGGAGAGATTCCCGAACTATGGGGATATTTAACTTAAGAATATTTTTGAGTATTTGAATAGAAGGGCATATTAAACGTAAAAAGTGCAGTAGGAAGATTTTATCCGTAAAGCTTTTTTCGCGTACATACGCTGCCTCCTGAGATGTACCTGCTTAACTCTTCCGTCCTATATAATATTTGTGAACACATCCAGCCTTCTATCCGAAAAATGTTACCGGAAAAAGGAGGAAGAGGAAAAAACGAAAATAAGGAAGAGTAAGAATGGAAAATTGAATAGAAATAATTTGAGAGATTTCTGAAACTTAAGATTTCTAATTTCCTGTAGTTGCAGACTCATACTCCAGATAAGACTAACGGTTCGGGTTAAGATTAAAAGTTTGAAAACTTTAAGTTTCAATGCTAAAGTTCAGCTTCAATATAAAAGGTTTCATGTCCCTATCTGGAAAGGATTCAGGATCTTTTTCAGGGTAGAAATTGCAGAGAGGGCTGCAAGATAACTTGTTTTAGGGTTATCAGGAGAAGGAAGATTTTCCACTCTTGTGCAGAATTTCCCGAATTCTCCTTCTACATTGACTTCGTGCACGTTTCTGGAAAGGGAAGGATCAGCTATGACTTTTACCGTCGTCCGCTCAAAACCTATGCCTGCAAGGCTTATGGTCGCTGCCACGTTAACGTTTGCAGGAAAGGCTTTTACGGCTTCCGAAGCAGGTCCTTCAAAGAGTAACATCTCTTTTTCAAGCTTTTCAAGCTCTATACCGTGCTCCACAACATAGGGAGCTCCCATAAGTCCTGACGGAGGCTTCCTTGTGGTCAGGGTAACAGAGGAAACTCCGGCAGCACATGCCGAATTTATCCCGTCAATTCCGACAACCGCACCAGAGGGGAAGTAAAGCCTGCAGCTATGCTGCTTTGCAAGCCCGAAAAGAGTTTCCCTCAGTTCTTTGTCTGCAAGGGCACCTACACTCAGAATCATCACATCCCGTCCTGCTTGAAGGGCCTGAGGGACAATGAACCTGACGGCGTTCTGAGAAGCACTTTCTATAACAAGGTCTACACTGCATATGAGTTCTTCGATCTTCATATATGCAGGCCTGCATGTTTTCAGGGAATTTGCAAGTTCAAGTGCTTTGCTTTCCGAAGAGTCGCAGAGGGCGTACAG
The genomic region above belongs to Methanosarcina horonobensis HB-1 = JCM 15518 and contains:
- a CDS encoding aspartate dehydrogenase, whose translation is MLKIGIIGCGFIGGQICRAIDNREINAELYALCDSSESKALELANSLKTCRPAYMKIEELICSVDLVIESASQNAVRFIVPQALQAGRDVMILSVGALADKELRETLFGLAKQHSCRLYFPSGAVVGIDGINSACAAGVSSVTLTTRKPPSGLMGAPYVVEHGIELEKLEKEMLLFEGPASEAVKAFPANVNVAATISLAGIGFERTTVKVIADPSLSRNVHEVNVEGEFGKFCTRVENLPSPDNPKTSYLAALSAISTLKKILNPFQIGT
- the nadA gene encoding quinolinate synthase NadA is translated as MQQADLIKRIKELKLKRNAVILSHYYSRPEVQDIADFVGDSLALSQEAVRQDAEVIVFCGVHFMGESAAILSPNKTVLLPEIDATCPMADMVNVEGLKKLKEEHPEALVVSYVNSSAAVKAESYICCTSANAVEVVNSLDADEVIFVPDKNLAAYVAARTDKKIIPWEGHCPTHHQILREDVLRMKEKHPQAKFIAHPECRPEVLELADHVASTRGMIVYAKKSPAHEFIIGTECGLIHGLLKAAPEKKYYCISEFACCPSMKMISLEKVLVSLEKMQHVVIVPEDVRIKAKEALDRMLTVKVK